The Opitutaceae bacterium genome has a window encoding:
- a CDS encoding AAA family ATPase: MLRLGTQALQQTTGKVTEAECLCAQMGNDGSQREQKGSMKEQLKNWIRAGYACLDVLTYEENRVQAAIADAVFELKNEYAVFTWSVTKGLMRLPRPESDEYWDPELQDEFGVLEAIEQLNPFSVIMLKDYHMFIEPTNAVHVRQIKDLLEHCRGQQKTVILLGCRKIIPPELEREITIVDFPLPTEADFDVIINRLIEQNPKLERPQDEDLIHTYDSLKGQTTLQVENSISISAVQGKAFAPVVLAEEKSQNIRQSGLLEVVPITVTRDDIGGLENYIDHCDQVRGLRRPEVQARYPNLRSRGVILTGPPGTGKSLGALVTASILKLPLYRLDVSKLKGGIVGESETNMRNVLKLLQANAPCVCQMDEIEKMLAGVESSGRTDGGTTSGMFGQLLTEMESGLDGVYFIGTCNDMTVLKPELLRRFDEFFFVDFPNEKEREIIWRIHLGKQGLNVDEFDIETLSAVSDGYTGAEIEKSVKKGIQFVAWKDEDPTTGSMVEAVGRTTPISTTMKEEMNRLRQWCSGRTQTAGRASNITQQVAPKNMRTIDV, translated from the coding sequence GTGCTACGGCTGGGAACGCAGGCACTTCAACAGACCACCGGGAAAGTGACAGAAGCTGAATGTTTATGCGCCCAAATGGGGAATGATGGAAGTCAACGAGAGCAAAAGGGCTCAATGAAAGAACAACTGAAAAATTGGATCCGGGCAGGTTACGCTTGCCTTGATGTCCTCACCTATGAGGAAAACAGGGTTCAGGCTGCTATCGCGGATGCAGTATTTGAACTGAAGAATGAATACGCGGTCTTCACTTGGTCTGTAACCAAGGGACTGATGCGTTTGCCTCGGCCGGAGAGCGATGAGTATTGGGATCCCGAACTGCAGGACGAGTTTGGGGTCCTCGAAGCAATCGAACAGCTCAACCCGTTCTCGGTCATCATGCTTAAGGACTATCACATGTTCATCGAGCCGACCAACGCTGTGCATGTGAGGCAGATCAAGGATCTGCTTGAGCACTGCCGCGGCCAGCAGAAAACGGTGATCCTTTTGGGGTGTCGCAAGATCATCCCGCCCGAGCTGGAAAGGGAGATCACGATTGTCGACTTCCCGCTCCCGACCGAGGCGGACTTCGATGTCATTATCAACCGACTGATCGAGCAGAATCCGAAGCTTGAGCGTCCTCAGGATGAGGATCTGATCCACACCTACGACTCCCTGAAAGGGCAGACAACATTGCAGGTCGAGAATTCGATCAGTATCTCAGCCGTCCAGGGCAAGGCGTTTGCTCCGGTAGTCCTGGCCGAGGAGAAGAGTCAGAATATCCGGCAGTCCGGGCTGTTGGAGGTTGTCCCGATCACGGTGACAAGGGATGACATCGGAGGGCTGGAGAACTACATCGACCATTGCGATCAGGTTCGTGGCCTTCGCCGACCCGAGGTGCAGGCGCGGTACCCCAACCTCAGATCAAGAGGGGTGATCCTTACCGGTCCCCCGGGAACAGGGAAGTCGCTCGGTGCCTTGGTTACCGCGAGCATCCTGAAACTGCCGCTCTACCGGCTGGATGTATCCAAGCTCAAAGGCGGGATCGTCGGCGAATCGGAGACGAACATGAGGAATGTCCTCAAGCTCCTGCAGGCGAATGCACCCTGTGTCTGTCAGATGGACGAGATAGAGAAAATGCTGGCAGGGGTGGAGTCGTCGGGAAGGACCGACGGTGGCACGACTTCAGGAATGTTCGGGCAGTTGCTCACCGAAATGGAATCCGGGCTCGATGGAGTCTACTTCATCGGCACATGCAACGACATGACTGTCCTCAAGCCGGAACTGCTCCGCAGATTTGATGAATTCTTCTTCGTGGACTTCCCGAACGAAAAGGAAAGGGAGATCATTTGGAGAATCCACCTGGGCAAGCAAGGGCTCAATGTGGATGAGTTTGATATCGAGACCCTGTCTGCGGTCAGTGACGGCTACACAGGGGCGGAGATCGAGAAGAGCGTGAAGAAAGGGATCCAGTTCGTGGCGTGGAAGGATGAAGATCCGACCACTGGCTCCATGGTGGAGGCTGTGGGGCGCACGACACCGATTTCCACCACAATGAAGGAAGAGATGAATCGCCTACGTCAGTGGTGTTCGGGTCGTACCCAGACCGCTGGTCGGGCGAGTAACATCACGCAGCAAGTAGCACCCAAGAACATGAGAACAATCGATGTCTGA